In the genome of Streptomyces sp. NBC_00190, one region contains:
- a CDS encoding pentapeptide repeat-containing protein — protein sequence MLEELSECTQRLVASTGRGLDLCEADLSGLNLAGANLRRATLSRASLHNTNLRDADLSEITMVCPGMERTDLRGANLESAYVHALAAQTCNFDDANLSRLRDATGTLFHGCSMRGVQLSSAQLAGSSFYQCDLSGGRLSGANLQGCLINECLLIEASLEQALLDQLSIVKSDLSAASLEGASGQGLCLQRLTGARALRLDAAVLPRLRLDQVRGDSWTADSMHVIGADFSDVTVLGINLDNADLSNTTWRTCVLSDARLRSATLSNAKIVSCSLRGLDAEGAHAENLHIVESDLSGSAMAGLTGRCLVARDVNMQDCDLRQANLYRAMITGDPPGAMNLRGANLVNAVLVQAYVAADLRDADLTGANCAYSRFSQSDLTKAHLDGANMYQSTWVKVAMQGASVRGVRAPVFVDRCVGLAEAVAGTGDSASDEFAAYLESFRAVLANARKGST from the coding sequence GTGCTAGAGGAACTCTCCGAGTGCACCCAACGACTCGTCGCGTCCACCGGCCGCGGGCTGGATCTGTGCGAGGCCGATCTCAGCGGTCTCAATCTCGCCGGTGCCAACCTGCGGCGGGCCACGCTCAGCCGGGCGAGCCTGCACAACACGAACCTGCGCGACGCCGATCTCAGCGAGATCACGATGGTCTGCCCGGGCATGGAGCGTACAGACCTGCGCGGGGCCAACCTCGAATCGGCCTACGTCCACGCCCTCGCCGCACAGACATGCAACTTCGACGACGCCAACCTCTCCCGGCTGCGAGATGCGACCGGCACGCTGTTCCACGGCTGCAGCATGCGCGGCGTACAGCTGTCCAGCGCGCAGCTCGCCGGCTCCTCCTTCTACCAGTGCGACCTGAGCGGGGGACGGTTGAGTGGCGCGAACCTGCAAGGCTGCCTCATCAACGAGTGCCTGCTCATCGAGGCGAGTCTGGAGCAGGCGCTGCTGGACCAGTTGTCGATCGTGAAGTCGGATCTGAGCGCAGCCTCCCTCGAAGGCGCCTCCGGGCAGGGACTGTGCCTGCAGCGCCTCACCGGAGCCCGGGCGCTACGGCTCGACGCGGCGGTGCTGCCCCGGCTGCGACTCGACCAGGTCCGCGGCGACAGCTGGACGGCCGACTCGATGCACGTCATTGGCGCGGACTTCAGCGACGTGACGGTGCTGGGCATCAACCTCGACAACGCGGATCTTTCGAACACGACATGGCGGACATGCGTGCTCTCCGACGCTCGCCTGCGCTCGGCCACGCTGTCGAACGCCAAGATTGTGTCGTGCTCTCTGCGAGGGCTGGACGCAGAGGGAGCGCACGCGGAGAACCTGCACATCGTCGAGTCAGATCTCTCGGGATCGGCGATGGCGGGCCTGACCGGCCGGTGTCTCGTCGCGCGAGACGTCAACATGCAGGACTGCGATCTGCGGCAGGCCAACCTGTACCGCGCGATGATCACGGGGGATCCGCCGGGGGCGATGAACCTGCGCGGGGCGAACCTCGTCAACGCGGTCCTGGTCCAGGCGTACGTGGCGGCCGACCTGCGGGATGCCGACCTGACCGGGGCCAACTGCGCCTACAGCAGGTTCTCCCAGTCCGACCTGACCAAGGCCCACCTCGATGGCGCCAACATGTACCAGTCGACGTGGGTCAAGGTCGCCATGCAGGGCGCCTCAGTGCGAGGGGTGCGAGCGCCCGTCTTCGTCGACCGGTGCGTCGGCCTCGCCGAAGCCGTGGCCGGCACCGGGGACAGCGCCAGCGACGAGTTCGCGGCCTACCTGGAGAGCTTCAGAGCTGTCCTGGCGAACGCTCGCAAAGGATCGACATGA
- a CDS encoding PIG-L deacetylase family protein, whose amino-acid sequence MTRVLVLAAHPDDAELAVGGSIARWSDSGIDVTVAFFSASESRPALVGRRVAAAEEAATILGHRLQWLADPAIRQVEQVTEFEVVELIDRTVAALNPDVVIGHWHGDSHGDHVRMARATLASSRRWPTTALLQFGPNEHRVLNYLTFVPNIFLPIVGHEQRKKAALRAYSYDGQGFRELDLDGAHVRNAALGSLCGLAAAEGLYLARCVGGSHTANALARLLGTEPSGGEREQYI is encoded by the coding sequence ATGACCCGTGTGCTGGTCCTCGCTGCCCATCCCGACGATGCGGAACTGGCTGTGGGCGGCTCCATAGCCCGGTGGTCGGACAGCGGAATCGACGTCACGGTGGCGTTCTTCTCGGCGTCGGAATCACGTCCCGCGCTGGTCGGGCGCCGCGTCGCCGCCGCAGAGGAGGCCGCAACCATCCTCGGGCACCGGCTGCAATGGCTGGCCGATCCGGCGATCCGACAGGTGGAGCAGGTCACCGAGTTCGAGGTGGTCGAACTCATCGACAGGACCGTCGCCGCGCTGAATCCGGATGTCGTCATCGGGCACTGGCACGGCGACTCGCACGGCGATCACGTCCGGATGGCCCGGGCCACGTTGGCCTCCAGCAGGCGTTGGCCGACAACAGCCCTGCTGCAGTTCGGCCCGAATGAACACCGGGTGCTCAACTACCTGACCTTCGTCCCGAACATCTTCCTGCCCATAGTGGGCCACGAGCAGCGCAAGAAGGCGGCGCTTCGCGCGTACAGCTACGACGGACAGGGCTTTCGTGAACTCGACCTCGACGGTGCACACGTACGCAATGCCGCCCTGGGATCCCTGTGCGGCCTGGCCGCGGCCGAGGGTCTGTACCTCGCGCGGTGCGTCGGGGGCTCACATACCGCGAACGCACTCGCGCGACTACTCGGCACCGAGCCGTCTGGAGGCGAACGTGAGCAGTACATCTGA
- a CDS encoding UDP binding domain-containing protein translates to MSSTSEETDYGQLLGDRRIRLAVWGLGYIGWSTVEAFAAKGVEIAGYDPDPERVAQRRATESGLDVAISSDSQTVLSANCLVHMIAVPTERDGAPCQESLQEVFEELAAAIAHGELRGRCPIVIVESTLTPGTTGQLIVPILRLHGLEVGRDLGLALAPRRDWFLAEGQGMRELDRIYAGYDQFSSRSAASILELVNDTLHQAPGHLEGELVKCVENAYRHMDISLANQLTLAFPDINMVEVLRLAGTKWNVGTYHPSFGTGGYCIPLASRYLLLGAPQPKELSLLEAAVETDERIRQLVAEAASGGGPVFVMGIAYKGNIKVDILSPARAIVTRLLEAGIETTVWDPMYTAAEIDAKLGAAVAATDVQSQVARARTVLIVADHREFLGADCVDALNAPRDERLVILDNYGALQAVPWRDHVSYFRAGSSGWLRSCAGEN, encoded by the coding sequence GTGAGCAGTACATCTGAGGAGACCGACTACGGGCAACTGCTGGGCGATCGCCGGATCCGGCTGGCCGTGTGGGGTCTGGGATACATCGGCTGGTCGACCGTGGAAGCCTTCGCCGCCAAGGGGGTGGAGATCGCGGGCTACGATCCCGACCCGGAGCGAGTAGCCCAACGCAGGGCGACGGAGTCTGGGCTGGACGTGGCAATATCGAGCGACAGCCAAACGGTTCTCAGTGCGAACTGCCTGGTGCACATGATCGCGGTGCCGACCGAGCGGGACGGGGCGCCGTGTCAGGAGTCGCTGCAGGAGGTCTTCGAGGAGCTGGCAGCCGCCATCGCCCACGGCGAACTCAGGGGCCGCTGCCCGATCGTCATCGTCGAGTCCACCTTGACGCCGGGCACCACCGGCCAGCTGATCGTGCCGATCCTGCGGTTACACGGACTGGAGGTCGGCCGTGATCTCGGGCTGGCTCTCGCCCCGCGCCGGGACTGGTTCCTTGCCGAGGGGCAAGGCATGCGGGAGCTGGATCGCATCTACGCCGGCTACGACCAGTTCTCCAGCCGCTCGGCGGCGAGCATCCTCGAACTCGTCAACGACACTCTGCACCAGGCACCGGGACACCTCGAGGGCGAGCTGGTCAAGTGCGTGGAGAACGCGTACCGGCACATGGACATCAGCCTGGCCAACCAGCTGACCCTCGCCTTCCCCGACATCAATATGGTGGAGGTGCTCAGGCTCGCGGGCACCAAGTGGAACGTCGGCACCTACCACCCGAGTTTCGGTACCGGTGGTTACTGCATCCCCCTGGCCAGCCGGTACCTTCTGCTCGGCGCGCCGCAGCCGAAGGAGCTGTCGCTGCTCGAGGCGGCTGTGGAGACCGACGAACGTATCCGCCAGCTCGTTGCGGAGGCGGCGAGCGGCGGCGGACCGGTGTTCGTCATGGGCATCGCGTACAAGGGCAACATCAAGGTCGACATCCTCAGCCCCGCACGTGCCATCGTGACCCGGCTCCTGGAGGCCGGCATCGAGACGACGGTCTGGGACCCGATGTACACCGCCGCGGAGATCGACGCGAAGCTGGGTGCCGCCGTGGCGGCGACCGACGTGCAGTCGCAGGTCGCACGGGCCCGTACGGTGTTGATCGTCGCCGATCACCGCGAATTCCTCGGCGCCGACTGCGTCGACGCCCTCAACGCGCCCCGCGATGAGCGCCTGGTGATCCTCGACAACTATGGCGCGCTCCAGGCGGTGCCGTGGCGGGATCACGTCAGCTACTTCCGCGCGGGAAGCTCTGGTTGGCTGCGGTCGTGCGCGGGAGAGAACTGA
- a CDS encoding acyltransferase: protein MADGATVVADRLRLGDGVRIAAGCDLRSGSIVIGAGTELLAGAAILVADAFEIGTAGRIEQRVNITCRSFRAGKLFYFGHDSAVGYGGTNASTAHVHIGDRVALGPHSILNANFPIELADQVGSGCNLTMWTHGFHFGHRLLDGYSADFSPIRVDSNVWLGFHVTLLPGVHIGANTIVAAGAVVARSLPADVLAGGVPARPIKPLTAKPVDAAQAAQLVDHLLERWCEELAWKGVHWSLRDGGAVVVGDTTVKRWEPGEPVPPPEPGRTLVLLTVDQEPHLDAPRGDTVVLGLREGRLTGRLTDVAHDLRDFLRRNALPCGDEETFHGLPTGPFARLQNPRQSTSGFLA from the coding sequence GTGGCCGACGGCGCCACCGTGGTCGCCGACCGGCTGCGGCTCGGCGACGGGGTGCGGATCGCCGCTGGGTGCGACCTGCGGTCCGGCTCGATCGTCATCGGTGCGGGCACCGAGCTGCTCGCCGGTGCCGCAATCCTGGTCGCCGATGCGTTCGAGATCGGTACCGCAGGTCGGATCGAGCAGCGTGTGAACATCACCTGCCGATCCTTCCGCGCCGGGAAACTGTTCTACTTCGGCCACGACTCCGCGGTCGGCTACGGCGGGACCAATGCCTCCACGGCGCACGTGCACATTGGTGACCGGGTCGCGCTCGGCCCCCACAGCATCCTCAACGCCAACTTCCCGATCGAGCTCGCCGATCAGGTCGGGTCGGGCTGCAACCTCACCATGTGGACCCATGGGTTTCACTTCGGCCATCGCCTCCTCGACGGCTACTCGGCGGACTTCTCGCCGATCCGGGTCGACTCGAACGTGTGGCTGGGATTCCATGTCACGCTCCTGCCGGGCGTACACATCGGGGCCAACACCATCGTGGCGGCGGGGGCCGTCGTCGCCCGGAGCCTGCCGGCGGACGTGCTCGCCGGTGGTGTTCCCGCCAGGCCGATCAAGCCGCTGACAGCCAAGCCGGTCGACGCGGCGCAGGCCGCGCAACTCGTCGATCATCTGCTCGAACGCTGGTGCGAGGAACTGGCCTGGAAGGGCGTGCACTGGTCCCTGCGCGACGGTGGCGCGGTGGTCGTTGGTGACACCACTGTGAAGAGGTGGGAGCCGGGGGAGCCGGTACCGCCCCCCGAACCCGGTCGCACACTCGTGCTGCTGACAGTGGACCAGGAGCCGCATCTCGACGCGCCGCGGGGGGACACCGTCGTGCTCGGCCTGCGTGAGGGACGTTTGACCGGCCGGCTGACGGACGTCGCCCACGACCTGCGGGACTTCCTGCGCCGTAATGCCCTGCCCTGCGGTGATGAGGAGACGTTCCACGGCTTGCCCACCGGGCCGTTCGCCCGCCTGCAGAATCCCCGGCAGTCGACGTCCGGATTCCTGGCATGA
- a CDS encoding aminotransferase class I/II-fold pyridoxal phosphate-dependent enzyme yields MSRAVDCGAVKLGQGFPEEPGPVQLMEAACAAIVSGATQCPPTLGLPALREVIAGHQAASYGIELDPAREIVVTVGASEGITAALLEPGDEVLILEPFYDLCPAAVRFARGAAVLVPWELVSGGPDLVAAAAVVSRRTRAVIVNTPGNPSGRVWDESLLDQFARFAVVRDLAVISDEVYGPIVFDGHRHQCVASPSGTAPRTFTFAKSAATTQAGIDRMQGAGPRG; encoded by the coding sequence ATGTCGCGGGCGGTCGATTGCGGGGCTGTCAAGCTCGGGCAGGGCTTTCCCGAGGAGCCAGGGCCAGTGCAGCTCATGGAGGCCGCGTGCGCGGCCATCGTGTCCGGTGCCACCCAGTGTCCCCCCACCCTCGGGCTGCCCGCGCTCCGCGAGGTCATCGCCGGTCACCAGGCGGCCTCCTACGGCATCGAACTCGACCCCGCTCGCGAGATCGTGGTGACCGTTGGAGCGTCCGAGGGCATCACGGCCGCCCTGCTCGAGCCCGGCGACGAGGTCCTGATCCTTGAGCCGTTCTACGATCTCTGCCCCGCCGCGGTACGGTTCGCCCGCGGCGCTGCGGTGCTCGTGCCGTGGGAACTGGTGAGCGGCGGCCCCGATCTGGTCGCCGCCGCGGCAGTCGTGTCCCGCCGTACGAGAGCGGTGATCGTCAACACTCCGGGGAACCCGTCGGGCCGGGTCTGGGACGAATCACTCCTCGACCAGTTCGCCCGGTTTGCGGTCGTGCGTGACCTGGCCGTGATCTCTGACGAGGTGTACGGGCCCATCGTGTTCGACGGGCACCGCCACCAGTGTGTCGCCTCCCCGAGCGGGACGGCGCCGCGGACGTTCACCTTCGCCAAGTCCGCTGCGACGACCCAGGCCGGGATCGACCGGATGCAGGGAGCGGGTCCCCGTGGCTGA
- a CDS encoding sugar phosphate isomerase/epimerase family protein has protein sequence MADQRDGGLRLGASTGCTYHFDVVTEESVDLLHAMGVRDVEIYLQCEAELDERYLQDLGARCAGLGLTVTSLHPYVFGFENLLFTPYLRQRRWATLQFERYLHAARLLGAPAYVSHGPPRHLVTDGSAFDSNYVRTTRQLIGLAETYGVRYCLENVSYGLVSTPDDADHHLLEFGCALGLVVDVKSAWKAGFCPADFLQPRQLAAVSHLQLSFRREGRYCRGVSGEITDADVIDALRLCLRRRPALVPVLEIEARRAQELADTVQATRDLLSRLAAAPEHTDEHLHGRG, from the coding sequence GTGGCTGATCAGCGCGACGGAGGCTTGCGCCTGGGGGCCTCGACCGGCTGCACGTACCACTTCGACGTCGTGACCGAGGAGTCCGTCGACCTGCTGCACGCGATGGGCGTGCGGGACGTCGAGATCTATCTGCAGTGCGAGGCGGAGCTTGACGAGCGATACCTCCAGGATCTGGGTGCCCGGTGCGCCGGCCTCGGGCTTACCGTCACCTCTCTGCACCCGTACGTGTTCGGCTTCGAGAATCTGCTCTTCACGCCCTATCTCCGGCAACGCCGTTGGGCAACCCTGCAGTTCGAGCGGTATCTGCACGCGGCCAGGCTGCTGGGCGCACCGGCATACGTGTCCCACGGGCCGCCGCGTCACCTGGTGACCGACGGCTCGGCGTTCGATTCCAACTACGTGCGCACCACCAGGCAGCTGATCGGCCTGGCCGAGACGTACGGAGTGCGGTACTGCCTGGAGAACGTCAGCTACGGTCTGGTGAGCACGCCCGACGATGCCGATCACCACCTCCTCGAATTCGGCTGCGCGCTGGGACTCGTGGTCGACGTCAAGTCGGCGTGGAAGGCCGGCTTTTGCCCCGCAGACTTCCTGCAACCGCGGCAGCTGGCGGCAGTGTCCCATCTCCAGCTCAGTTTCCGCCGCGAGGGTCGCTATTGTCGCGGCGTTAGCGGCGAGATCACCGACGCCGACGTCATCGACGCACTCAGGCTCTGCCTGCGTCGGCGACCGGCGCTCGTGCCTGTCCTGGAGATCGAGGCACGTCGCGCGCAGGAACTCGCCGACACTGTCCAGGCCACCCGAGATCTGCTTTCCCGGCTGGCGGCTGCGCCTGAACACACCGACGAGCACCTGCACGGGCGAGGTTAG
- a CDS encoding IS5 family transposase — MTDAEWAEVRAALPVPGWLEGRGGQPEGYCHRQMVDAVRYLVAGGVTWRAMPADFPAWDRVYAFFRRWRDKGLTAEFHDRLRDRIREAAGRDLEPTAGIIDAQSVKGAASMPAATRGFDGGKKVNGRKRHIVVDTLGLLLTVVVTAASVTDRDAGQTLLARLRERHWRITLVWADGGYTGQLVDLARNVLRIALTVVKRSDDTTGFVVLPKRWLVERTFAWLMRSRRLARDYEARTDSAEAMILWSMSMLMSRRLARRRH, encoded by the coding sequence ATGACGGACGCGGAATGGGCCGAGGTCCGTGCCGCACTTCCGGTGCCGGGCTGGCTGGAGGGCCGCGGCGGACAGCCGGAGGGCTATTGCCACCGGCAGATGGTCGACGCGGTCCGCTACCTGGTCGCGGGCGGCGTCACCTGGCGGGCGATGCCCGCGGACTTCCCCGCGTGGGACCGCGTCTACGCCTTCTTCCGACGCTGGCGCGACAAAGGCCTGACGGCCGAGTTCCACGACCGGCTCCGCGACCGGATCCGTGAAGCGGCCGGCCGCGACCTGGAACCGACGGCGGGCATCATCGACGCCCAGTCGGTGAAAGGCGCCGCATCGATGCCGGCCGCGACCAGGGGCTTCGACGGCGGCAAGAAGGTCAACGGCCGCAAGCGCCACATCGTGGTGGACACCCTCGGTCTGCTGCTGACCGTCGTGGTCACGGCGGCATCCGTCACTGACCGGGACGCGGGACAGACACTGCTGGCCCGGCTGCGCGAGCGGCACTGGCGCATCACGCTGGTCTGGGCCGACGGCGGCTACACCGGCCAACTCGTCGACCTCGCCCGCAACGTGCTGCGGATCGCGCTGACGGTGGTCAAACGCAGCGACGACACCACAGGCTTCGTCGTCCTGCCGAAAAGATGGCTGGTGGAGCGCACGTTCGCATGGCTGATGCGCTCACGCCGCCTGGCCCGCGACTACGAAGCCCGCACCGACAGCGCCGAGGCGATGATCCTGTGGTCGATGAGCATGCTCATGAGCCGTCGCCTCGCCCGGCGACGGCACTGA
- a CDS encoding IS3 family transposase, whose protein sequence is MTELVDEHPHLGVEPVLRELNIPSSTYYRWRQAETEPCERHRRDAELTSRIRQVHDESGGVYGSPRVHAVLKREGVHVGRKRIERLMRQAGLAGISPRRGKSFTRRDPDADPAPDLVQRDFTANRPNRLWVTDLTMIPTGEGPLWLSAIRDAFSRRVVAWEASARADADLVLTSLEYALASREVTPSQLIHHADHGCQYTSVKLTTRLVRAGIQASMGSVGDSYDNALAENLWMVIKTECIRGRAFATRAEANLALFEYIDGFYNPRRIQKQLGYLSPIEYEEKHYANQATTEQVNLKPRQPALTS, encoded by the coding sequence GTGACCGAGCTCGTCGACGAGCACCCGCACCTGGGGGTCGAGCCCGTACTCCGGGAACTGAACATCCCCTCCTCCACCTACTACCGCTGGCGCCAGGCCGAGACCGAGCCGTGCGAACGGCACCGCCGAGACGCCGAGCTGACCAGCAGGATCCGTCAGGTCCACGACGAGTCCGGCGGAGTCTATGGCTCACCCCGTGTGCACGCCGTCCTCAAGCGCGAGGGTGTCCATGTCGGCCGCAAACGCATCGAACGGCTCATGCGCCAGGCCGGCCTCGCCGGAATCAGCCCACGCCGGGGCAAGAGCTTCACCCGACGTGACCCAGACGCGGATCCGGCCCCTGACCTGGTGCAACGCGACTTCACCGCGAACCGGCCGAACCGGCTGTGGGTCACCGACCTGACCATGATCCCCACCGGGGAGGGCCCACTGTGGCTCTCCGCGATCCGCGACGCGTTCTCCCGCCGCGTAGTGGCCTGGGAAGCCTCCGCCCGCGCCGACGCCGACCTGGTCCTCACCTCGCTGGAATACGCCCTGGCCAGCCGCGAAGTCACCCCCAGCCAGCTCATTCACCACGCCGATCACGGCTGTCAATACACGTCCGTGAAGCTCACAACACGCCTGGTCAGGGCCGGGATCCAGGCGTCCATGGGCTCGGTCGGCGACTCGTACGACAACGCCCTCGCCGAGAACCTGTGGATGGTGATCAAGACCGAGTGCATCCGCGGACGGGCCTTCGCCACCAGAGCCGAAGCGAACCTCGCGCTCTTTGAGTACATCGACGGCTTCTACAACCCCCGCCGCATCCAGAAACAGCTCGGCTATCTCAGCCCCATCGAGTACGAGGAAAAGCACTACGCCAACCAGGCAACGACCGAACAAGTGAACCTGAAACCACGTCAACCCGCCCTGACCAGCTAG
- a CDS encoding transposase: MDHPNPQAPVPAPVDSGGQAITPWSWKYPLELRERAVRMYRTAEPKPVIRRMAEELGVHHEALRNWIRQAEADAGERGDMLTTAEREELAALRRENAQLKRANEVLRTASAFFAAQLDPTRPR; encoded by the coding sequence GTGGACCACCCCAACCCACAAGCCCCTGTCCCCGCCCCTGTTGACAGCGGCGGACAAGCCATAACTCCGTGGTCTTGGAAGTACCCGCTGGAGTTGCGTGAGCGTGCGGTCCGGATGTACCGCACGGCCGAGCCGAAGCCTGTGATCCGCCGCATGGCCGAGGAACTCGGTGTGCACCACGAGGCCCTGCGTAACTGGATCCGTCAGGCCGAGGCCGATGCCGGCGAGCGAGGCGACATGCTCACCACCGCTGAGCGTGAGGAGCTGGCCGCCTTGCGCAGGGAGAATGCCCAGCTCAAGCGGGCGAACGAGGTCCTGCGGACGGCCTCGGCTTTTTTCGCGGCCCAGCTCGACCCGACCCGGCCCAGGTGA
- a CDS encoding IS4 family transposase, with protein sequence MPVQCSTVTLTSSITVADGVFAPGHLGELTRHLPFELVDDVLERTGGTQRRLRLLPSRVGVYFVLALVLFPQLGYMRVWDKLTCGLRGLLPPRPSEKALREVRRRLGAAPLRLLFETLAGPVAQPITPGVRYRCWRTVAFDGCSSTKAPDRPRVCAWLGKHKHRYGTDGYPMLKIMVLCETGTRALLGAVFGPTPEKETGYAEQLLPLLDNRMLLLNDRGFDSDDFLAKVAATGAQLLVRLKGTRTPARWALLPDGSFLTRINGTRLRIIDAHIAVTTAKGLRLEGHYRLATTLTDHRRYPAAELVELYHERWEIESAFYSLRHTLQHGLVLRSQDATGIQQELWAHLTVYQALRRAMAEAVETLPGADPDRASFTVALETAKDQLIAAADVLPDTGPGRITPALLRDLLPPRRARVNPRRVKCPISRYAAPPHQAQVLGASRITSISVTVNPSAGPGPDGRRDRTLQLLRTDPHRTWRVCEIARGIGLEDPQGLRAELGRWVREGILRRTGRGLYTLEPEWTTPTHKPLSPPLLTAADKP encoded by the coding sequence TTGCCCGTTCAGTGTTCCACCGTCACGCTCACGTCGTCCATCACCGTCGCCGACGGGGTCTTCGCTCCGGGGCATCTGGGCGAGCTGACCCGGCACCTGCCCTTTGAACTGGTCGATGACGTGCTGGAACGTACTGGCGGAACCCAGCGGAGGCTGAGGCTGCTGCCGTCGAGGGTGGGCGTCTACTTCGTGCTGGCACTGGTTCTCTTCCCGCAGCTGGGCTACATGCGGGTGTGGGACAAACTCACCTGCGGGCTGCGCGGGCTCCTTCCACCGCGTCCGTCGGAGAAGGCGCTGCGAGAGGTGCGCCGGCGGCTGGGCGCCGCGCCGCTGCGGCTGCTCTTCGAGACACTGGCCGGTCCCGTGGCACAGCCGATCACACCAGGGGTGCGTTACAGGTGCTGGCGCACAGTCGCCTTCGACGGCTGCAGCTCCACCAAGGCTCCTGACCGGCCGCGAGTCTGCGCCTGGCTGGGCAAACACAAGCATCGTTACGGCACGGACGGATATCCGATGCTGAAGATCATGGTGCTGTGCGAGACCGGAACCCGGGCCCTGCTCGGCGCCGTCTTCGGACCGACGCCCGAGAAGGAGACCGGTTACGCCGAGCAGCTGCTACCACTGCTGGACAACAGGATGCTGCTGCTCAACGACCGGGGCTTCGACTCCGACGACTTCCTCGCGAAAGTCGCGGCCACCGGCGCCCAGCTGCTGGTACGCCTGAAGGGAACACGGACACCCGCACGCTGGGCACTCCTGCCGGACGGGTCATTCCTGACCAGGATTAACGGGACCCGGCTGAGGATCATCGATGCGCACATCGCGGTGACGACCGCCAAAGGGCTGCGGCTGGAAGGCCACTACCGGCTGGCCACCACGCTGACCGATCACCGTCGCTACCCCGCCGCAGAGCTGGTGGAGCTCTACCACGAGCGATGGGAGATCGAGTCCGCGTTCTACTCGCTTCGGCACACCCTGCAGCACGGCCTGGTGCTGCGATCCCAGGACGCGACCGGGATCCAGCAGGAGCTCTGGGCTCACCTGACCGTCTACCAGGCACTGCGCCGCGCGATGGCCGAGGCCGTCGAGACCCTCCCCGGCGCCGACCCGGACCGCGCCTCCTTCACCGTCGCCCTGGAGACCGCAAAAGACCAGCTCATCGCCGCAGCCGACGTACTGCCCGACACCGGACCGGGACGAATCACACCGGCCCTGCTGCGCGATCTGCTCCCACCCCGCCGGGCCCGCGTCAACCCACGCCGCGTCAAATGCCCGATCTCCCGCTACGCCGCCCCGCCCCACCAGGCACAAGTCCTGGGCGCCTCCAGGATCACCAGCATCAGTGTCACCGTGAACCCCTCCGCCGGCCCAGGCCCCGACGGACGCCGCGACCGCACACTGCAACTCCTGCGAACCGATCCCCACCGCACCTGGCGCGTATGTGAAATCGCCCGCGGTATCGGACTGGAGGATCCCCAAGGACTACGCGCAGAACTGGGACGCTGGGTCCGCGAAGGAATCCTCCGCCGCACCGGCCGGGGCCTCTACACCCTCGAACCCGAGTGGACCACCCCAACCCACAAGCCCCTGTCCCCGCCCCTGTTGACAGCGGCGGACAAGCCATAA